From Camelus dromedarius isolate mCamDro1 chromosome X, mCamDro1.pat, whole genome shotgun sequence, one genomic window encodes:
- the LOC116150945 gene encoding ferritin light chain-like, translating to MEKSSSVLTTMSSQPQQNYATEVKAAVSRLINLHLRASSTYLSLGLYFEGDKVALEGVGRFFRELAEKKREGAQRLLKMQKLCGCCALVQDVQKLSPDEWRASVDAMEAAVALEKSLNQALLDLHALGSTNADTPLCKFLEIRFLEEEMKLIKKMGDHLTDLHSLAGPEAELGEYLFEGVTCKHD from the coding sequence ATGGAGAAGTCCTCCTCAGTGTTGACAACCATGAGCTCCCAGCCCCAGCAGAATTATGCCACCGAGGTGAAGGCCGCCGTCAGCCGTCTGATCAACCTGCACCTGCGGGCCTCGTCCACCTACCTCTCCCTGGGCTTATACTTCGAAGGCGACAAGGTAGCTCTGGAGGGTGTGGGCCGCTTCTTCCGTGAGTTGGCTGAGAAAAAGCGCGAGGGCGCCCAGCGTCTCTTGAAGATGCAGAAGCTGTGCGGCTGCTGCGCCCTGGTACAGGACGTGCAGAAGCTGTCCCCAGATGAGTGGCGTGCTAGCGTGGACGCCATGGAAGCCGCCGTGGCCCTGGAGAAGAGCCTGAACCAGGCCCTTCTGGATCTGCATGCCCTGGGTTCTACGAATGCAGACACTCCCCTCTGCAAATTCCTAGAGATCCGCTTCCTAGAGGAGGAGATGAAGCTCATCAAGAAGATGGGTGACCACCTGACCGACCTCCACAGTCTGGCCGGCCCCGAGGCCGAGCTAGGCGAGTATCTCTTCGAAGGGGTCACCTGCAAGCACGACTAG